Proteins from a genomic interval of Granulicella sp. L56:
- a CDS encoding bifunctional 5,10-methylenetetrahydrofolate dehydrogenase/5,10-methenyltetrahydrofolate cyclohydrolase, producing MKVMTNTPRILDGVAIAGQIKAEVAVEVKELAARGITPGLAVILVGEVPASQIYVRSKVKTCGELGIYSEMLTPPESITTDEMLELVAELNAREDIDGILIQLPLPKHVDTKRLLEAVSPDKDVDGFHPVNVGRLQSGQPGLAPCTPAGIIEILKRSNLPVAGQNAVVVGRSDIVGKPAAMMLLNASATVTVCHSKTKNLAEFTREADLLVAAIGRPGYVTAEMVKPGATLIDVGINRVTDAAEVEGFFPGDAVRAATFAKRGSVVVGDIHPAAFAVSGAYTPVPGGVGALTIAMLMKNTVTAAKLRRGLSAEKD from the coding sequence ATGAAGGTGATGACAAATACTCCACGAATTCTAGATGGCGTCGCGATTGCCGGGCAGATCAAGGCCGAGGTCGCAGTTGAGGTCAAGGAACTTGCAGCTCGCGGAATCACGCCGGGGCTCGCGGTCATTCTTGTGGGCGAGGTCCCTGCCTCCCAGATCTACGTCCGCAGCAAGGTAAAAACCTGCGGCGAGCTGGGAATCTACAGCGAAATGCTGACTCCGCCGGAGAGCATCACCACCGACGAGATGCTGGAGCTGGTCGCCGAACTGAACGCCCGCGAGGACATCGACGGAATCCTCATCCAGCTGCCTCTGCCCAAACATGTAGACACCAAACGCCTGCTCGAAGCGGTTTCTCCCGACAAGGATGTCGACGGCTTTCACCCTGTGAATGTGGGTCGTCTGCAAAGCGGCCAGCCTGGACTGGCACCCTGCACTCCTGCCGGAATTATCGAGATTCTGAAGCGCAGCAACCTTCCCGTGGCCGGACAAAATGCCGTAGTTGTGGGCCGCTCGGACATCGTAGGCAAGCCTGCAGCGATGATGCTACTCAACGCCTCGGCTACGGTGACGGTCTGCCACAGCAAGACGAAGAACCTTGCGGAGTTCACGCGCGAGGCAGATCTTCTGGTGGCGGCGATTGGCCGTCCCGGTTATGTCACTGCGGAGATGGTCAAGCCCGGAGCCACGCTGATCGATGTAGGCATCAACCGGGTAACCGATGCCGCCGAGGTCGAAGGCTTCTTTCCCGGCGATGCGGTGCGAGCGGCCACCTTTGCCAAGCGCGGCTCAGTCGTCGTGGGTGACATCCATCCGGCAGCCTTCGCCGTCTCTGGCGCGTACACCCCGGTTCCGGGCGGCGTAGGGGCTTTGACCATCGCGATGCTGATGAAGAATACGGTGACAGCGGCGAAGCTGCGCCGTGGCCTCTCAGCAGAGAAGGACTAG
- a CDS encoding Trm112 family protein, with protein MSIKPLTAEDLRWIVCPVCHQPLELQPKSADCTGCHRRYPLIDGIPVLLADRAL; from the coding sequence ATGAGCATAAAGCCCCTGACCGCCGAAGATCTCAGATGGATAGTCTGTCCCGTCTGTCACCAGCCACTGGAACTTCAACCCAAGAGCGCCGACTGCACCGGCTGCCATCGACGCTATCCGCTGATTGACGGTATCCCTGTTTTGCTGGCAGATCGCGCTCTCTAA
- the ppc gene encoding phosphoenolpyruvate carboxylase — MSSLWTPPNWPQRLAELQAPTGDLKEAPLRRDVRSLGTLLGGVLREQAGAPLYDAVEALRRIAIARREADAKGDTAAAASHLEEALCRVGALELPAAYQLARAFGFYFELINLAETNHRKRRRLAIQLDQNAAPQRGDLRGTLRRLRETGLDAAQAYDFLRRICITPVFTAHPTEVARRSVMFKRRRISDLLEQLDRIPVPAPQLEALERNLTAEITALWQTDDVRSARPTVRDEIRMALDYYETSLFDTLPVLYSEVAAALAAEYPDSNPDSQPAAISKLPQLVSFGSWIGGDRDGNPFVIPEVTRESLAMAHNLLLNHYRRRMQNVFEQLGSSIQQVPVSDEVAALLDQYLGKLRAAGQLAVEQRFHYEHLRLLIACIMMRLGATPQSGLPLPSDPALKPYTRAADLLSDLTILRASLAENRGHRLAEMLIDPLLIEVRTYGLHLHTLDIRQHARVHTKAVAEISSWQPPTGATPLTSAIHLPPTLSPQTSEVLETFRAIAELKQTYAPESIRQYVISGATSAEDVLQVLWLARLGGVKVEADEETHDPGLQPVPLFESIEDLQNAPAVCRQLWTSEAYQPLLKSWKHRQEVMLGYSDSNKDGGMITSTWEIYKAHRALHEVARECGVTLRLFHGRGGTVGRGGGPTHRAIFAQPIDSFTGELRLTEQGEVLNWKYSDVVLAERNLELMIAASLDALARPDAILQKGKVPPHLTGEILPDWEAALDRLSETSYEFYRKHIVDNPETFTYFEQATPVAELEHARLGSRPAKRSGKKSMADLRAIPWVFGWMQSRQLVPAYFGVGHALDRFVKANDGGLALLQTMARDFPLFLDIVRNVEMALAKADFGIARLYASLVEDEALRDRVFATLEAEFNLTHRMILEITQQTTLLENNPVLERSIRLRNPYVDPMSLIQVELIRRKRAAIAEGRPDSPELNRAISATINGISAGLRNTG, encoded by the coding sequence ATGTCGTCCTTGTGGACTCCTCCTAATTGGCCCCAACGCCTTGCTGAACTCCAGGCACCTACTGGAGACTTGAAAGAAGCTCCTCTTCGCCGCGATGTTCGCTCGCTTGGCACCTTGCTTGGCGGGGTTTTGCGCGAGCAGGCTGGTGCTCCTCTTTACGACGCCGTCGAAGCGCTTCGCCGTATCGCCATTGCCCGCCGCGAAGCTGATGCAAAGGGCGATACCGCCGCCGCTGCCTCGCATCTCGAAGAGGCACTTTGCCGGGTTGGTGCGCTGGAACTTCCAGCCGCCTATCAGCTTGCTCGCGCCTTCGGGTTTTATTTCGAGCTGATCAACCTTGCCGAGACGAATCATCGCAAGCGCCGGCGGCTGGCGATTCAACTGGATCAAAATGCCGCCCCACAACGAGGCGATCTGCGCGGGACGCTGCGCCGCCTTCGTGAGACGGGACTTGACGCTGCCCAGGCTTACGATTTTCTGCGCCGCATCTGCATTACGCCCGTCTTTACCGCGCATCCTACCGAGGTGGCTCGTCGCTCGGTGATGTTCAAGCGGCGGCGCATCTCGGACCTGCTGGAGCAGCTTGACCGCATCCCTGTTCCTGCTCCGCAGCTTGAGGCCCTGGAGCGCAACCTGACTGCCGAGATCACTGCGCTGTGGCAGACCGACGACGTTCGTAGCGCGCGTCCGACGGTTCGCGATGAGATTCGCATGGCGCTCGATTATTACGAGACCAGTCTCTTCGATACGCTCCCCGTGCTCTACTCCGAGGTAGCCGCTGCGCTGGCGGCAGAGTATCCCGACTCCAATCCGGATTCTCAGCCCGCCGCCATCTCCAAGCTGCCGCAACTGGTCAGCTTTGGCTCGTGGATCGGGGGCGACCGCGATGGCAACCCTTTCGTCATTCCCGAGGTCACGCGCGAGTCGCTGGCCATGGCGCATAACCTGCTGCTGAACCACTATCGGCGACGGATGCAAAACGTCTTCGAGCAGCTTGGCAGCTCGATTCAGCAGGTACCCGTCTCCGACGAAGTCGCTGCATTGCTGGACCAATATCTTGGCAAGCTTCGCGCAGCCGGACAGTTAGCGGTGGAGCAGCGCTTCCACTACGAGCACCTTAGGCTGCTGATTGCGTGCATCATGATGCGGCTGGGAGCTACGCCGCAATCCGGACTGCCGCTGCCTTCGGATCCGGCGCTTAAGCCTTACACCCGTGCCGCCGATCTGCTCTCCGACCTCACGATCCTGCGCGCCAGCCTTGCCGAAAATCGCGGACATCGTCTCGCTGAGATGCTGATCGATCCGCTGTTGATCGAGGTTCGAACGTATGGGCTGCATCTGCACACGCTCGACATTCGGCAACATGCGCGTGTTCACACCAAGGCGGTGGCCGAAATCTCCTCCTGGCAGCCGCCTACTGGCGCGACTCCGCTGACGTCTGCGATTCATCTTCCTCCGACGCTTTCGCCGCAGACCAGCGAGGTACTCGAGACCTTCCGCGCCATCGCCGAACTGAAACAGACCTATGCGCCCGAGTCGATTCGGCAGTACGTCATCAGCGGAGCAACCAGCGCGGAGGATGTGCTGCAAGTGCTGTGGCTGGCTCGGCTTGGCGGCGTGAAGGTCGAAGCCGACGAGGAGACGCACGATCCCGGCCTGCAACCTGTTCCTCTGTTTGAGTCGATCGAAGATTTGCAGAATGCTCCGGCGGTTTGCCGTCAGCTTTGGACCAGCGAGGCCTATCAGCCGCTGCTGAAGAGCTGGAAGCATCGGCAAGAGGTCATGCTCGGCTACTCCGACTCGAACAAAGACGGCGGCATGATTACGAGCACATGGGAGATCTACAAGGCCCACCGGGCGCTGCATGAAGTCGCCCGCGAGTGCGGAGTTACGCTGCGCCTCTTCCATGGCCGCGGAGGCACCGTTGGCCGTGGCGGCGGACCGACCCATCGCGCCATCTTTGCCCAGCCCATCGACAGCTTTACCGGCGAACTGCGCCTGACCGAGCAGGGCGAGGTGCTGAACTGGAAGTATTCCGACGTGGTGCTCGCCGAGCGCAACCTTGAGCTGATGATCGCTGCCAGCCTCGATGCGCTGGCGCGGCCGGATGCCATCCTGCAAAAAGGTAAGGTTCCTCCTCACCTTACGGGTGAGATTCTTCCCGACTGGGAGGCGGCGCTTGACCGGCTCTCGGAGACGTCCTACGAGTTTTATCGCAAGCACATCGTGGACAATCCGGAGACGTTTACCTACTTTGAGCAGGCGACCCCGGTAGCAGAGCTCGAACATGCGCGGCTCGGCTCGCGTCCGGCGAAACGCAGCGGCAAAAAGTCGATGGCCGACCTTCGCGCTATTCCCTGGGTCTTCGGCTGGATGCAGTCGCGCCAGCTTGTGCCCGCCTACTTTGGTGTGGGACATGCGCTGGACCGGTTTGTGAAGGCAAATGACGGCGGACTTGCCCTGCTTCAGACCATGGCGCGGGACTTCCCGCTGTTTCTGGATATCGTGCGTAATGTAGAGATGGCGCTGGCCAAGGCCGACTTCGGCATCGCCCGGCTCTATGCCTCTCTGGTCGAAGACGAAGCTTTGCGCGACCGCGTCTTCGCTACGCTGGAAGCGGAGTTCAACCTTACTCATCGCATGATTCTTGAGATTACCCAGCAAACGACGCTGCTCGAGAACAACCCCGTGCTGGAGCGCTCGATCCGACTGCGGAACCCGTATGTTGACCCGATGTCTTTGATTCAAGTCGAGTTAATTCGCCGGAAACGAGCAGCGATCGCCGAAGGCAGGCCGGACTCTCCTGAGCTGAATCGTGCCATCTCCGCCACCATCAATGGAATCAGCGCCGGACTGCGAAATACAGGTTGA
- the rpmB gene encoding 50S ribosomal protein L28 encodes MAQKCDLCGKGPQFGNNISHAHNTTRRRWNVNLQPVKAKTVGGSKRMRVCTSCIKTGKVIKG; translated from the coding sequence ATGGCACAAAAATGTGATCTTTGCGGCAAAGGCCCGCAGTTCGGCAACAACATCTCGCACGCCCACAACACCACTCGGCGTCGCTGGAACGTAAACCTTCAGCCCGTTAAGGCCAAGACTGTCGGCGGCAGCAAGCGCATGCGCGTCTGCACCAGTTGCATCAAGACCGGCAAAGTCATCAAAGGCTAA
- the msrB gene encoding peptide-methionine (R)-S-oxide reductase MsrB: protein MAETENAEKAEKIHKTEAEWRALLTPEQFHVIREKGTEHPFTGALLNNHDDGVYHCAACDAPLFTSDKKFESGSGWPSFWLPVSAEAIEAHKDNALGMQRIEVTCARCGAHLGHLFPDGPKPTGMRYCINSASLDFTKK from the coding sequence ATGGCTGAAACCGAAAACGCCGAGAAGGCTGAAAAGATTCACAAGACGGAGGCAGAGTGGCGCGCCCTGCTGACGCCGGAGCAGTTTCACGTCATCCGCGAGAAGGGAACTGAACATCCCTTCACTGGTGCATTGTTGAACAATCACGACGATGGGGTCTATCACTGTGCGGCATGTGATGCCCCCTTGTTCACCTCGGACAAGAAGTTCGAGTCAGGCAGCGGTTGGCCGAGCTTTTGGTTGCCAGTCTCGGCTGAAGCCATCGAGGCTCATAAAGACAATGCGCTGGGAATGCAGCGCATCGAAGTCACCTGCGCACGCTGCGGAGCCCACTTGGGACATCTCTTTCCCGATGGCCCCAAGCCGACTGGGATGCGTTATTGCATCAACAGCGCGTCGTTAGACTTTACGAAGAAATAA
- a CDS encoding RidA family protein, translating into MSDQTKTAISTTDAPAAIGPYSQAVRVGDMLFASGQVGLDPATGQIVDGGIVEQTKRVFENIKAVLAAAGSDLTQVVKTTVFLKNMSDFAAMNEIYAKYLAPSGTIPPARSTVAVAGLPKDALVEVEVIVKGSAGA; encoded by the coding sequence ATGAGCGACCAGACCAAGACCGCAATTTCAACCACGGACGCACCCGCCGCCATTGGCCCCTACTCGCAGGCAGTGCGTGTTGGCGACATGTTGTTTGCTTCAGGTCAGGTCGGCCTCGATCCGGCCACGGGGCAGATTGTGGATGGCGGAATCGTTGAGCAGACCAAGCGAGTTTTTGAGAATATCAAAGCCGTTTTGGCCGCCGCAGGATCCGATCTGACCCAGGTGGTCAAAACGACCGTCTTCCTCAAGAATATGAGCGATTTCGCGGCGATGAACGAGATCTATGCAAAGTATCTGGCCCCTTCGGGCACGATCCCCCCGGCGCGGTCCACGGTTGCCGTCGCAGGGCTTCCCAAAGACGCGCTGGTAGAGGTTGAAGTGATCGTAAAGGGGTCGGCTGGAGCTTAA
- a CDS encoding YidB family protein gives MCTQKARQQRPSDSASRCIMGILDSIQSLAGQVGQDSQSDQAKVAGGFIQALTQHPEGIQGILSSFTQNGLAEHIGAWSNGQNATATPDQVQQGLAGTGLIEKTAEHAGVSPQVVQAALTTVLPMIVQHFAPGGQAAPQSSLGGLATQFLGRFTQAT, from the coding sequence ATTTGCACACAGAAGGCCCGGCAACAAAGGCCGTCTGATTCCGCATCGAGGTGCATTATGGGTATTTTGGATTCGATCCAGTCTCTGGCTGGACAGGTTGGGCAGGACTCTCAGAGTGACCAGGCAAAAGTGGCCGGCGGCTTCATTCAGGCGCTGACACAGCATCCCGAAGGAATTCAGGGGATATTGAGCAGCTTCACCCAAAACGGCCTCGCCGAACACATCGGAGCCTGGAGCAATGGCCAGAACGCGACCGCAACCCCAGACCAGGTTCAGCAGGGACTCGCCGGAACCGGTCTTATCGAGAAGACGGCGGAGCACGCCGGAGTCTCGCCACAGGTAGTACAGGCTGCGCTGACGACTGTTCTTCCCATGATCGTCCAGCACTTCGCTCCCGGTGGTCAGGCAGCGCCGCAAAGCTCGCTGGGCGGACTCGCAACACAGTTTTTAGGTCGCTTCACCCAGGCCACATAA
- a CDS encoding TIM barrel protein translates to MTMNRRSFTLSAATAMAASLLPRAQAQSQAASTAPFKFSVMLWTLKKYGPLEKILEIVAQAGYTGVEMVGEWKSWTDAEFSKFLTRAKSLGLTVDSTAGAHGYADAAAFDTIESELRKTIEACKKLDCKQIILTSNQRTDSPTLQGGSIESVKRLDAIAAKADVQIVLEPIDLLENPHAYLTSVTQAFEIVRAVDSPHTRVLYDIYHEQRQAGNLLEKIEKNIDLIALFHIADVPGRHEPGTGEIRYDAIYRKIAELKYTGYIAMEFYPTGEPVATLRAAREQAIRDAAI, encoded by the coding sequence ATGACGATGAACCGACGCAGCTTCACCCTCTCTGCCGCCACCGCCATGGCAGCTTCCCTACTGCCACGCGCACAAGCCCAGTCGCAAGCGGCATCCACAGCGCCATTCAAGTTTTCCGTCATGCTCTGGACGCTCAAAAAATACGGCCCTCTTGAGAAGATCCTGGAAATCGTCGCCCAGGCCGGTTACACCGGCGTCGAGATGGTCGGCGAATGGAAGTCGTGGACTGATGCGGAGTTCTCTAAATTCCTTACCCGCGCCAAGTCTCTCGGTCTTACTGTCGATTCAACCGCGGGCGCTCACGGCTACGCAGACGCCGCTGCCTTCGACACCATCGAGTCCGAGTTGCGCAAGACCATCGAAGCCTGCAAAAAACTCGACTGCAAACAGATCATTCTTACCTCGAATCAGCGCACCGATTCTCCGACTCTCCAAGGCGGCTCCATCGAATCTGTCAAGCGCCTCGACGCCATCGCCGCGAAGGCCGACGTCCAGATCGTCCTCGAGCCCATCGATCTGCTCGAGAATCCCCACGCCTATCTGACATCCGTCACCCAGGCCTTTGAGATCGTACGGGCCGTCGACAGCCCGCACACGCGCGTTCTCTACGACATCTATCACGAGCAGCGTCAGGCCGGAAATCTCCTCGAAAAGATCGAGAAGAACATCGACCTCATTGCCCTCTTCCACATCGCGGACGTCCCCGGACGGCATGAACCTGGAACCGGGGAGATACGATACGACGCGATCTATCGCAAGATCGCGGAGCTGAAATATACCGGCTACATCGCCATGGAGTTCTATCCCACGGGCGAACCGGTCGCCACTTTGCGCGCAGCACGCGAACAAGCCATCCGCGATGCCGCAATATAA